Genomic DNA from Halorussus rarus:
GCTATCCGCCGAGGTAGGCCTCGCGGATGTACTCGTCGCCCCGCAGCGTCTCGGGCGCGCCCTCGCGCTCGAACCGTCCGTTCTCCAGCAGGTACACCCGGTCGGCGTGGTCCATCGCGAACGTCACGTTCTGCTCGCACAGCACCACGGTGACCCCCGACTCGCGGATCTCCTCGATGCCGTCGCTGATGTCCTCGAGGATGACCGGCGCGAGTCCGAGCGTCGGCTCGTCGAGCAGGAGCAGGTCGGGGTCGCTCATCAGCGCCCGGCCGATGGCCAGCATCTGCTGCTCGCCGCCGCTCATGGTCCGGGCGTTCTGGTCGGCCCGGTCCTCCAGCGTCGGGAACAGGTCGTAGACGAACTCCCGGCGCTCGGCGACGTCGTCGCGGTGGCGGTACGACCCGAGGTCGAGGTTGTCGGCCACGCTCATGTAGCCGAACAGGTCGCGGGTCTCGGTGCAGTGGATGAGCCCTTCGGCGACCAGGTCGCTCGCGCTCGATTCGGCGACCTCCCGCCCGCGGTAGGTGACGCTACCCTCGTAGGGGACGTGGCCCGACACAGCGTCGGCCAGCGTCGACTTGCCCGCGCCGTTCGGTCCGATGACCGAGACGATCTCGCCCTCCTCGACGTGGAAGTCGAGCCCCCGGAGCGCGGCCACCTCGCCGTAGGAGACCCGGAGGTCCTCGGCGCGCAGCACCGCCTCGTCCGCTTCTCGGGCTGTCGAGGCATCCGTGGGGGACGCACCGTCTCCGGCACCGGAGTCCGAATCGGCGCTCACACCGAATCACCCCCCAGATACGCCTCCTGGACGCGCTGATTC
This window encodes:
- a CDS encoding ABC transporter ATP-binding protein, coding for MSADSDSGAGDGASPTDASTAREADEAVLRAEDLRVSYGEVAALRGLDFHVEEGEIVSVIGPNGAGKSTLADAVSGHVPYEGSVTYRGREVAESSASDLVAEGLIHCTETRDLFGYMSVADNLDLGSYRHRDDVAERREFVYDLFPTLEDRADQNARTMSGGEQQMLAIGRALMSDPDLLLLDEPTLGLAPVILEDISDGIEEIRESGVTVVLCEQNVTFAMDHADRVYLLENGRFEREGAPETLRGDEYIREAYLGG